The nucleotide sequence CATGTGATtgattttacaatcacatgtgattggcatgtagAATCATATGTGATTTGCATGTAGAATCACATGTAATTTActacatgtcaaattcaatcacatgtgatttaaaaaaaaaattcgaaaagataaaaaaaaattcgattttttttttgaaaatcttTTTTTAATCAAATGTGTTTGTCGCGTTATGTGTTACACTCTAATTGGTCCCTtaaatctcaacttaaaagttagtTTGATTTGAATATTTACATTCTTTATATAAATAAAGATAGATAGATATTTCGTCAACACAACTCTCATAGTCTTCTGTCTGCACCTTTTCACCACATTCCTTCTCCATGAATCCTTCATTTCCATTTCCTTCAATCACACACTCAAACCCTTGCACTTTTTCAaactattattgattattgattgacAATAATAATAGCCACCAATTTATTTAATACTATAATATAATgcatatatacaatatatacaatCGTCACATACAAACAAAACTTTTCAATTTCATCTCCAATTCACTCACCAGCACCAACAATGATTAGTAAAtcaattatatcactaattattttcataattatcaCATTCACTGTATATTTATTCACCACCGGAAGTTTCGGAGCACGATCAATCTCAACCGTTGATTTCAGATCTCAGTTCTCATTCCTATCATCATCAACTAACGATCGGAATGCTAATTATGCACCTTGCCGTACCGGATCACCGCTTAGGGTTTTCATGTATGATTTACCGAAAAGGTTCAATGTAGCTATGTTGAGTAAGAAGTTCGCCGGAATAGATGACGGTATTCCGTTGACGGCGAAGAATTTTCCGGCGTGGCCGGATAATTCGGGATTGAAGCAACAGCATAGTGTGGAGTATTGGTTGATGGCGTCGTTATTGTGTGAGAATTGTACGGATGGTGAAGCGGTTAGGGTTTTGGATCCGGATTTGGCGGATGTGTTTTTTGTACCCTTTTTTTCTTCGTTGAGTTTTAATACGCATGGAAGGAACATGACGGATCCAGATACAGAACTTGATAGACAGCTACAGGTAATATATGctaaatatgtatattttgttaTGTAGATGTATGTTATATGATGTTCATGATCATGATCCTATTTGTGTGGAGTATATGTATTTTGCTATTTTTAGTAAGTTATATAGAGTAGTTAATAAGGACTATTTGGATATTTGGTGATTGACATTTTGCCATTAAAAAGTAATCGAATTGATCATGGTTTTAAAAAACGGTTGAGGCGTACAACATTATTGCTGATCTCCAATTGACAGTCTTGGACATAGTAATTGTATACTTTGGGTTCTTGCGAGTGCTGATTAGTTCATTTTTAGGATAATGCAGCTTTAATATGATTGCTTTTAAGATCAATGTTTTTAATGATTTCTAGAGGCCAAGAAGTTGCAGATATTTACTGCAATAATTTTATTCTGTAATTCGGTATGTGGAAGGTACCTTTTCTAAATAAGTTACAATAGTTATTTGAGAGTGCACGTATTTGGCAGTTCATAGCTTACTAAAGTTTTAGATAGTGTACGATAAGTGTCGCGTATTTGGATAGTTTTCTCCATGGCATGATATTAGTTCTGGTTTATTTTTCTTGTATAAGGCTTGGACAGGAGATTATGGAATGTATAAAATGTGTATCTTACATAATATACAGCTGAATCATATCAATATTGGAAAATTGAAGTTGTTctatatcataataataactaagcaCAAACATGGACAATCTTTATGCAATGTATAGAGTAATTAGCAATTAAGGTATGCTTTACACAATACATATAAAAGCAATCAACTATGGTACAATTTCTATTTCAGATACACATCTTTTTTCCCAGACAAAAAGCATTTAACCTCTAGAGATGTTATTAAAATGACTCAAGTTTTTAAAATTTTAGGTAATGCTTACACATTACAAGGTCAAATGATGAACTCATGATAACTTTGACTCCGTTGACTTTGTTACATGGTGGTGAGAAATTGGCTACCAAAAGGTGTTAGATTACTTTCAAGTCTATTTTTTGAAGTTTGAGGAGAATATTATAAAGTTTGTTAGCTAAATAGGAAATAAACTAAGCTCTTATGCATCATGAATATCTATTATTAATCATCGTGctgttaaaattaatattaatacttatatgatTACAGGTTGACATACTTAAGTTCTTAAGGAAATCAATTTACTGGCAAAAGACTGATGGAAGAGACCATGTAATTCCAATGCACCATCCAAACGCTTTCAGATTTCTTAGAGACGAAGTGAATGCATCGATTCTCATTGTTGCAGATTTCGGGCGTTACTCTAAACTAATGTCAAATTTGCGAAAAGACGTTGTTGCCCCTTATATGCATGTAATGGAGTCTTTCTTGGATGATAATTCTCCAGATCCTTACAATTCACGAACTACCCTTCTTTTCTTTAAAGGAAGGACAGTTAGAAAATCTGTAAGTGATCAAGAAACTTAAACATAAGTTATATATCCCCCCtccaataaaaaaaagaaaaaaaaaatagctgaGTAAATAATAGACCGAATAATGTGTAGGAAGGTGTGGTACGGGCTAAGTTGGAGAAAATTTTGAAAGGATACAATGATGTTCACTATGAAGCGAGCTATGCAACTGGAGAAAGCATAAAAGCTGTAAGTTATTTTTTAAATTTAATGCATTAAGCATTTAAGGGTGATAAAGAACTGCATGCCAAACTAATGAAAAGAAATTTGCCCTTCTTAATAAATTAGcaacatatgtttgaaatattaaCTGCGCATCAATTATTTGCACTATGAGCAAGTGATCTAACATTAAGCTCAGATAACAAGGAGGATGGGTTGGCTATCATTGATTGGAATTAAGAAACTTGTACCTACCCTTCTGTCATAGTTGCTTTTTTTAGGACATGACATTCCCCATGTTTTGCCAAAAAATGTGAGGTAAATTGGTTTCGACTTCAAAAGCcgtaaaattttactagcttattTTAAACCCCATGGACTACCTTAACCGTTTGTCAAATTTGCTACAAGATAGCCCAGTGGTTGGGTTGGGgcctgagttccttgcaagaggtctcatgtTCGAATCCTGCCTAGGACGAATATTTTATGGTGGTCAGGGAAGGGTTAAAAACAGTCGGGGAGTAATCCTGCTAGGCTGCGTATATCAGTATGGGTTAGGTAACAAGTCAAAACCTGCCGTTTCAATCTGTATCGGTTTGGTTGACTAGTTTCTATTAGatttatttatttgtatattttttCCCATTTTACCCTCATAATCATCAAAAACACGAGCAGAATCGGCCCATTTTTAAATAAATAAGCAAAACTTGCTACCTCTAATCTCTTTCTGTTTTTTGTTGCACTAGTCTTCCAAGGGGATGCGCTCATCCAAGTTCTGTCTAAATCCAGCTGGCGACACTCCTTCCTCAAACCGCCTGTTTGATGCTATCGTGAGCCATTGCGTCCCTGTTATCGTGAGTGATCGAATTGAGCTTCCATTCGAGGATGAATTAGACTACAAGAAGTTTTCAGTTTTCTTCTCAATTAAAGAGGCATTAATTCCAGGTTATATGGTCCAACAACTTAGAAAAATCCCAAAAGAGAAATGGCTTGAAATGTGGAAACTACTCAAACAAATCACACATCATTATGAATATCAATACCCTCCAAAAAAAGATGATGCTGTTAATATGATATGGAGACAAGTTCGAAATAAGGTTCCTGCTGAAAGACTCGCTGTACATAGAGCTCGCAGATTAAAAGTGCCCGACTGGTGGCGATGAACTATAAATATATAGTTCATTAGTTACAATGCGGCCTGATCAGTGTCCTcttcaatattttttttataaaggaTTTTGTATAAttcatttcattatcattatatcatTCATTGAATCATAGTTCGGTTGCATCCCTTGATGGGAATATATAGTTTCTTTTTATAGGTTCTTAATTAATTAAACTCGATCTTTAAAACACAACTTGATTGAGAAGCAATTATCATTTCATTTATGAGTTTAATTTCAAACGTGATTTAATCTGGTTACGTGTTGTTAGTCCTTGTTTTTGGTTtttaacataatatatatgttGTTAGTCGTCGTCTCTGTTTTCAACATGTGATGATAGATGCAAATATAAGACCGTCTCCAACAGTAGCGTGTTGCAGGGATTTTGGAACCAACACGCCACTCAACACGGGCATGTTGGTAGCGGAAAGGTGAGGCGTGCTGGAAGCCAACACATGAAATAAAGTGTGCGTGTTGAGCTGAATGGTCGACGTGGCTGTTCCAACGGATACATATGAATTAAATTAATGAATTAATTAATTTTTATCTATAAATACAATAAAAATCAAACACAATTTCAAACATAACTTTCATTTCTCTCTTATTCTATAAAATTTCAATTTCTACACATTCACTTTCAAACACAACAAAATCAAACACAACTCAAACACATCATTACTCAAAATGGATGCCTATTTAAAGCTCGTCGACGATGATTCTTCGGACGATGAAATGTTATTAAGTGTTATGCGTTCGTGCGTCGAAGAGCTAGACCGAGAAGCTGGTGAGGGCTCAAGTCAGGGACCTCCACGAGCCCGAATCTATATTCCTAGGGATCGCGAAGGTGCGACTGAACGTCTACACAGAGACTATTTTGCTGAACAACCTACGTTTCCCGATTACAAATTTAAAAGACGTTATCGGATGCAACCGCAATTATTCGAGCATATCATAGCAGGTATACGCGACTGCACTATTAATCCTTTACCCACACACTTTGCATATTTTAGGCACACATACGACGCTATTGGTCgttaaagttttaatatatatCAAAAGTGCACATTTGCATTACGACAGTTGGCCTACGGTACTGCAGGTGATATGTGGGACGAATATTTGCATATGAGTGAGCAAACCTCATTAAACTATTTAGACAACTTTTGTTTGTGTGTTACTGATTTATACAAAGACGAATATCTACGTAAACCAACTGAACGTGATATTCAACGAATATACGAAACGCACGAAACAAGGCATGGTTTTAGGGGGATGCTTGGGAGCATCGATTGCATGCATTAGGAATGGAAGAATTGTCCCGTTGCATGGCAAGGTCAATACACAAGTGGACATAAAAAAACCCATCTCTTATTCTCGAATCTGTAGCTTCGTATGATATGTGGATATGGCACGCATATTTTGGTGTTGCAGATTCCAACAATGACATCAATGTGTTAAATCGTTCCCCATTGTTTGATTCTATTAAGAACGGTTCCGCTCCACCTTCACCATTTACAGTAAATGGTCATGACTACACACATGGTTATTATCTCGCGGACGGTATTTATCCGGATTGGGCTACACTTATCAAAGCATATTCATCCCAACCGACGAGCCATGTGCAAAGTTTACACGTTTTCAAGAAAGTGCACGAAAAGATGTCGAGCGAACATTTGGTGTCCTTCAAGGTAGATTCAGTGCCTGGACGAGCTTGGAGAGCTAAAAAATGCACCGCATATTATATTGTTGTATTCTATTGCACAATATGATCCAAGAAGATAATGGTTTTGCTATAACGTCACTCGACGAAGAGTATTTAAGAGACCCAGAAAATCGACCCGTTTTTGTTAGGAATCGAATTACTACTCGAGCTGCACGAGAAAAGGAAATACGCGACAAAGATGTGCATAATGCACTTCGTGCGGACTTAACCGAGCATAATTGGAATCTTTCACCAGACTACCGTCGTACCATTTAGGTAATGTTTACTTATTGTAATgtttttttaattatcgtattgtaatcgtatttttaatattaattttagtgtgttttattaaattaatttgttattataatttcaaaataataatataactaattaaacaaaataaaataaatacatgaaaaatgaaaaagaaataaaaaaaaataccccACCCCTACCCACACTCAGCACGCCACCCGTTACACAGCAGTCTGGCAGCATgctcatcaagcaccccaccccCACCCAGCGACACGCCAACACGCCCCGCATGATTAAAAATGGTCTAAGTGGTGTACAAAATTATTCTTTTGataaacaagggtacttattataacgttaaagtttagttactagggtgctcaatttcgtagaatctttttataaacgtttcggatgaaacaactgaaatcttgtgatccacctttatataaaaattatgcgcaacattaaaactatgaactcaccaacctttgtgttgacacttttaagcatgtttattctcaggttcctagaagtcttccgctgtttgcttatatgtgatacaagctatgtgcatggagtcatacatgctttattcgagaaaacgttgcattcacaaaatcatcgccatgtatcttatttttgactgcattatcaacggatgtagtattgtaaactattaattacggtgattgtctatatgtagaaatcatcaaacgtcaaaaaccttggaattttatattcaattatggtgtgccttttcaaaagaatgcaatgtttacaaaacgtatcatgtagaggtcagtacctcactgtgaaatcgatgaatgatgtattcgtccaaagggatttggaaggatcatcacacAAGGCAAGAGGGTATTTTCAAGATCTAGTGGATTGCGGAAAGCTTCCACCTAAAACGGCTATCTTGGCTTGAGGCGGGTTCTAATGTTTTGTCATATATGATCAGGAATCGCTATAAGAAAACGATTTTACGAGAGACGGTTAATGGCAAGTTGAAGAAGGCGGGTTTCAGGGGTTGATTGAGGTGATACGGTGTTTCAAGGTTGTATCTACTTTTCTTTGGTTTTTATAGTTTGTTTTGTCGTAATCGCTTAGTATTTTAATAGGTAGTTTACTTTAGCTTGCGTTGCGAGTTATGCATTTGATGGTTGAGGTGAGGAGCCTCGGTTATAGTTATTTTTTTCGTTTGTAACTCTCTAGATGTGAGTCTCCTCGTTCTCTTCAGTGTTTTTCTTGGTAGAATTCGTTTTCTTTTGAAAAAAGAGTTCAttatctatatgagttaccgtttTTTAGCAAAACTAAACCGGCTCAGTATTATGACCCTGACTCTATTTTTCTTTCCTTTCCTGAAGAAGGATCGCTAACCCAACTCTTTGAATCTCTGAATAAGCCCTtgttaaatttattattttattaaactcaTAAAGAAGACATAAGGGGTATTTGTCTATGTTATTGATTAGGGTGGTAATTCGTACACCATCAATTTTTAGTCAAACAGTACCAAACAtattttacagtgttgtacagtataaCATTAAAATGTGTGTTTAGCAGTGTACGGTTAAAAATTGGTGGTGTAGGGATCACTCCCATTAGTACGATCCATCATTTCATTTTCCTAAATGCAGGTCTTTTTTTGTCGTAATCGAAGACAATCAATCATTATTGAAAGTCGGTCATAATTACATACAATATTATTGCAAAAGTACATGTCAACTATAATTGGAATCCCGTGAGTATGTATTTTAATGATTCGTTTATCATCTACGAGTAATATTTAGACAAAATTGCGCGGTTGGTCcattatgtttgtatcaaatagcaTGGATAACCTTTATCTATTTTTTTAGCGTCATTAACCTTCAACTTTCTAACTTTAGCATGGATGACCTTCAGGCTAACTTTTGTTAGTTTTTAGCCGTTAAGTTTTCTCACGTGTTAAGCACGTGAGGGTATATTTGTCCTTTGTGTTTTGGTGTGTTTTGTTTATAACCTTACAACTCATACCCAATACTCTAGTCGTTCCTGACAAAAACGCTCCCAAATATGAACCCTAATTTCAATTGCAGACGAATTTTAATTGAAGCAATTCGAAAATCGAATTTGATTTGAAGCAATTCAAAAATCGAAATCTGATTTGATTTGTTTATAACCCTACAATTCATTGTTTAACTTTAACGAACTTTCAGTTAATAACATACATTGTTTGTTTATAACCCTACAATTCAGATGTTTCTTGAAGCTAAAGTCAAAGATGGAGAAAGTAAAGAAGCAAAGATGAAGTTTTTGTTGATTTTTAGTTGGGTACTTTTTGCAGCTGTGTTCAAGTATTAAGTAGCTGGGTATTGATGTACTCTGTTTTGATTTTCAATTAAGTAGTTTTTGTAAGCTTTATGTACCGAAGTTTGATGATGAATGAAACAGTACTTTTATATTTATGCAATTGTGTTTGATCAATTTCCACTTggctttcattttcaatttttgtaTTTACATATGCAAATGTACATTCAGCAGGTTTAACCAAATTACACATTTATTGTCTTGATTCATAGATATTCTATTGTTTATATGCAAGTGTACAGTTAGTTAGTTTGTTTGATTCAATTCTACTTGAACAAATGACAATAGTTATTGACCAAATGACAACTCACCATAGTTTGTGAGCAAATGAAAAATGACACAGGGCTATGCGTTACATAGTACCAAATTTTAGATGACTTGTTTTTGACCAAATGTCAAAAGACTTGTTTCCAGCGAATGAAAGTGTAAGTCTTGTAAATGATTTGTTTAATAAAGTGAGTAAAGTGTAGTGACTTTGTTTACACTATAAGTTCATGACCATTTTGTCTAAATTGTACTATGCAAAAAGGCTACTGTATGTTAAGTAATGACCAAATAAATCATGCTTTAAGTTGACCTAAAAGTGTATGGTCACTTTGAATACACAAAATTGCTACCTCTTCATACCAGTTACTGTAATACTACACattttttaatactttattaaaatcttcacccattttgacactagtATAACCAAAACCAAAAGTATTCTTATTATGCGACTTATGACCAAAAAACCATAAACAGTCACATAAGTTGACATTTTATATAGGATATTGTTTTTGGTCATTATAAACCATACACAGTATGGTTTCTTAATAAAGTGTCAAAAATTGAAGTCTTTTAGTAAGGTGTCAAAAAATGGTACTCTTTTAGTAGGCTTTTAAATGTCATATTGGTTAGtcaaagtcaacattggtcaacaaTATTCATCAAGGTCATAATATGTCATATTTATGATACAAAAGCATACATGTAAACGACGTAAGCAGCCATCTAAAAGGATACAAAAAGCAGCCATACTAAAGACTAAATGGTATTACCACTATCAATGTCACATGAATAAGCAAGCTTCATTTGGAACTGAATATGCATATACATCATCTCATCATACACTATAAATGACAAAACTTGGAATTTCGTCTGGTAATACATTACAGTAACAAAAATTAAATACATAATCTAtctatttaaaacatcaaaataaagaGAAAAAAATCCCTATCCAAGTACAAAACAATATAATCTTGAACGTGAAAGCTTGAGTTTATGCATTCTTGGCTTTAGCATCAATCTTATTCTTTGCTTTTAGAAGACCAGGTATATTCATTTTCGCACGATCACAAATTGGTGGCTAGTACAAACCAACTAACCTGCAACTTGATTCCTGATACAGCAAACAATGCATACACATTAATAGAAAAAAGGTTAAGTTGAACACAAAGAATGGTAGTGATAGCTTGGTGACATTGTTCAAACTGAGTATTTAAAACTATTTATAGTAATACTTATGTCTTGTACATAGCCACATTACTCATGTTAACGGATAagataatgttaatgataaaattgatatataagatataagatgtCTATGAATTGTCAAGAATGACCGTTATTGGACTACATGTCTCGTTACATGTTCATATAATACATGTATGACTGTAGAGAGTTATAGAATCAACCAAAAT is from Rutidosis leptorrhynchoides isolate AG116_Rl617_1_P2 chromosome 10, CSIRO_AGI_Rlap_v1, whole genome shotgun sequence and encodes:
- the LOC139872353 gene encoding probable arabinosyltransferase ARAD1, translating into MISKSIISLIIFIIITFTVYLFTTGSFGARSISTVDFRSQFSFLSSSTNDRNANYAPCRTGSPLRVFMYDLPKRFNVAMLSKKFAGIDDGIPLTAKNFPAWPDNSGLKQQHSVEYWLMASLLCENCTDGEAVRVLDPDLADVFFVPFFSSLSFNTHGRNMTDPDTELDRQLQVDILKFLRKSIYWQKTDGRDHVIPMHHPNAFRFLRDEVNASILIVADFGRYSKLMSNLRKDVVAPYMHVMESFLDDNSPDPYNSRTTLLFFKGRTVRKSEGVVRAKLEKILKGYNDVHYEASYATGESIKASSKGMRSSKFCLNPAGDTPSSNRLFDAIVSHCVPVIVSDRIELPFEDELDYKKFSVFFSIKEALIPGYMVQQLRKIPKEKWLEMWKLLKQITHHYEYQYPPKKDDAVNMIWRQVRNKVPAERLAVHRARRLKVPDWWR